TCGTGCACGCGGGCCTTACCTGCCACTACATCTCCTCATCATGAGACGGCAGCGGAGGTCGGCCGACGCCTCGGGTTTAGCTATGACGCATGGTCATCGGGACTTCACGGTGTGCTCATGTTCTTCGCTACCTGTTCTGTTGCCGCGGTGTAGTGCTCGACCACCGCGGAGGTGTCCGGTGAACCGGCGATACGCAGCGCTCGGGTGAAGGCTCGCCGTCGAAGAGCGTCCTGCAGGCACTGCGGGTTGGGATGCAACCATGCACCCCGACCTGAAAGATTACCGGCCCTGTCAACGACCACGACAGCGCCACTGGGGCGGCCACCGGGATCGCCCGACTGGGCCACCATCCGAAGCAGATCGACGGCCAACTCTCGTTTCCGGCACCCGATACACGTTCGCACCGGACCTTCGGTGCTGCGGTGCTCCCGTGGGATGGGTGCAGGACTCTCGCGCTGGATCACGGCTCAGTCTACCGTCATCGGCGCCCCGCTCTAAACCAGCGCCACACCGGTCGACTGCGGGTCAGTGGGCGGGTGCCGCACCCCCGCTCTCGGGAGCGTCCACCGGCGCATCCGCATCGCTGCGAATATCGATGCGCCAGCCGGTCAGCCGGGCCGCCAACCTCGCGTTCTGCCCTTCCTTGCCGATCGCCAGCGACAG
The DNA window shown above is from Mycolicibacterium confluentis and carries:
- a CDS encoding YlxR family protein; translated protein: MVAQSGDPGGRPSGAVVVVDRAGNLSGRGAWLHPNPQCLQDALRRRAFTRALRIAGSPDTSAVVEHYTAATEQVAKNMSTP